One region of Brachyhypopomus gauderio isolate BG-103 chromosome 9, BGAUD_0.2, whole genome shotgun sequence genomic DNA includes:
- the filip1b gene encoding filamin-A-interacting protein 1 isoform X4, protein MLVEERQLHVGQIDQQSQKIQDLSKTLQEREQHFESVTSKSKEDSQKIQKLEEALEHGAATFAQEHEEMTTKLSNQESQSRQLRLKLVGLSHRIEELEENNRVLQKSEENLQELRDKISRGECGNSSFMAELENLRKKVLEMEGKDEEITKTEAQCKELRRKLQDEESHSRELKLEIEKLQKRMADLEKLETAFNVSKSECRQLHANLEREKNLTKNLSQELEGVKKHIKELECSESRLEKAEVNLKDDLTKLKSFTVILMDERKNMAERMKQEERKSEDMSKMLTAEQSKVMEVTEKLIEESKKLLKLKSEMENKVSSLTKEKTDLRARLAREEEKQKDLCAKVILMQKRIDCLEETERQTFQSQVELDKMRHPDEDNKVKELTVEIERLKNRLMQLEVVEGDLIKTEDEYDTLEKKFRTEQDKANVLSQLLEDMKVQIARNKAIEKGEAVNQEAELRLKCKMEEAKTRDLQADVSALKEKIHELMNKEDQLSQLHVDYTVLQQRLVDEEDKKKSMSQQILNLTKDLEVTKRYSRALRPSMNGRRIVDVPLTSTAVQTEAESIEAVEDDTPAVFIRKSVLEENHVMSNLRQKGLKKPAVLDRYPPAATELGVRKSWIPWMKKNDTITDGQADSDKIYNTDGAATPQPSELTMSQKPGRPLHIRVTPDHQHSTATVEITSPRAEDFFSSATIIPTLGLQKPRITIVPKPFTVTTKGINARTSCGPERTKSPVTITTISRAKSPDGNMSTYSDGPVSPVSVITVSTSPVTATRVSPEPQETTTGRAVFKVTPEKQTVPTPIRKYNPAANIITTEDNKIHIHLGPQYKRPQDAGGGPNVAVRPIGVSAESKETPPTGTVLRSPRQTSTPAGRSISGKMTSSITITPVTSAPSRPTQSVSGTDVQSSRTAATRIPVSKGMKTGKAVVGVTTVSRIESRAENQSMKIELRKSAVFRSIATAGGKC, encoded by the exons atgctggtggaggagaggcagCTCCACGTTGGTCAGATTGATCAGCAAAGCCAGAAAATACAGGACCTCAGCAAAACGCTGCAGGAGAGAGAACAACACTTTGAGAGCGTCACTAGTAAATCCAAGGAGGACAGTCAGAAGATTCAGAAGCTGGAGGAGGCATTAGAACACGGGGCTGCTACGTTTGCACAAGAACACGAGGAGATGACCACCAAGCTCTCCAACCAAGAGTCGCAGAGCAGACAGCTGCGCTTGAAGCTGGTCGGTCTGTCCCACAGGatcgaggagctggaggagaacaACAGGGTGCTCCAGAAATCCGAGGAAAACCTGCAGGAGCTGAGGGACAAAATTAGCAGGGGAGAATGTGGAAACTCCAGCTTCATGGCTGAGCTTGAGAACCTCCGTAAGAAGGTGCTGGAAATGGAAGGTAAGGATGAGGAGATCACGAAAACAGAGGCACAGTGCAAGGAGCTGAGAAGGAAACTGCAGGATGAGGAGAGTCACAGTCGTGAGCTGAAACTAGAAATCGAGAAGCTCCAGAAGAGGATGGCGGACCTGGAGAAGCTGGAGACGGCTTTTAACGTCAGCAAGTCTGAGTGCAGACAGCTCCATGCGAACTTGGAACGAGAGAAGAACTTGACAAAGAACTTATCCCAGGAGCTTGAAGGTGTGAAAAAGCACATTAAAGAGCTGGAGTGCTCAGAGTCCAGGCTTGAGAAGGCCGAAGTTAACCTGAAAGATGACCTGACGAAGCTGAAATCGTTCACTGTAATATTAATGGATGAGAGGAAGAACATGGCAGAGAGAATGAAACAAGAAGAGCGTAAAAGTGAAGACATGAGCAAGATGTTGACGGCTGAGCAGAGCAAGGTGATGGAGGTCACAGAGAAGCTGATCGAGGAGAGCAAGAAGCTTCTCAAACTGAAGTCGGAGATGGAAAATAAAGTGTCTTCTCTTACGAAGGAGAAAACCGACCTGAGGGCTAGATTAgcaagagaagaggagaaacaGAAGGATCTATGTGCAAAGGTCATTCTAATGCAAAAAAGAATAGACTGTCTGGAAGAGACTGAAAGACAGACCTTCCAAAGTCAAGTTGAACTGGACAAGATGAGACACCCAGATGAAGACAACAAGGTTAAAGAATTGACTGTGGAGATCGAGAGGCTGAAGAACCGGCTGATGCAGCTGGAGGTTGTGGAGGGAGATCTGATAAAGACGGAGGACGAGTATGACACGTTGGAAAAGAAGTTCAGAACGGAGCAGGACAAGGCCAACGTCCTCTCTCAGCTCCTGGAGGACATGAAGGTGCAGATTGCCAGGAACAAAGCGATAGAGAAGGGGGAGGCAGTGAACCAAGAAGCCGAGCTGAGACTGAAGTGCAAAATGGAGGAAGCCAAGACGAGAGACTTGCAGGCAGACGTGTCGGCCCTCAAGGAGAAGATTCATGAGCTGATGAATAAGGAGGACCAGCTGTCTCAGCTTCACGTAGATTACACAGTTCTCCAGCAGAGGCTCGTGGATGAAGAAGATAAGAAGAAGTCCATGAGCCAACAGATCCTCAACCTCACAAAAGACTTGGAGGTCACTAAGCGCTACAGCCGAGCGCTACGTCCTAGCATGAACGGCAGGAGGATAGTGGACGTTCCTCTCACTTCAACAGCAGTTCAGACGGAGGCAGAGAGTATTGAAGCTGTTGAAGACGATACTCCAGCAGTATTCATAAGAAAGTCTGTCCTAGAAGAAAACCACGTTATGAGTAATTTGAGGCAAAAAGGCCTTAAGAAACCAGCAGTGCTGGACCGTTACCCCCCTGCAGCTACAGAGCTAGGCGTCCGGAAGTCATGGATCCCCTGGATGAAGAAAAACGATACGATTACCGATGGGCAAGCTGACTCAGACAAGATCTACAACACCGATGGAGCTGCAACTCCTCAGCCATCTGAGCTGACCATGTCCCAGAAACCAGGCCGACCGCTGCACATCAGAGTGACTCCGGATCATCAACATAGCACGGCCACTGTGGAGATCACCAGCCCGCGGGCTGAGGACTTCTTCTCCAGTGCCACCATCATCCCTACCTTAGGGCTCCAGAAACCACGAATCACTATCGTTCCTAAACCCTTTACTGTGACAACAAAGGGCATAAATGCTAGAACATCGTGTGGGCCAGAAAGGACCAAATCTCCAGTGACCATTACCACCATTTCCAGAGCAAAAAGCCCAGATGGAAACATGAGCACCTACTCTGATGGTCCAGTCTCTCCTGTATCTGTCATCACGGTCAGCACAAGCCCGGTGACTGCAACACGGGTCTCCCCAGAACCTCAGGAGACCACCACAGGCCGAGCTGTGTTTAAAGTCACTCCAGAAAAACAGACAGTGCCGACGCCCATTCGTAAATACAACCCTGCTGCCAACATTATCACAACAGAGGACAACAAAATCCACATTCACCTGGGGCCGCAGTACAAAAGGCCCCAGGATGCTGGCGGCGGCCCAAATGTTGCCGTGAGGCCCATCGGTGTGAGCGCGGAGAGCAAGGAGACCCCCCCTACTGGGACGGTTCTACGCTCACCTCGACAGACCTCCACTCCTGCAGGAAGGAGTATCTCAGGCAAGATGACCAGCAGTATCACCATCACCCCTGTCACCTCTGCTCCATCCAGACCTACTCAGTCTGTG TCCGGGACGGATGTGCAGTCATCTCGGACCGCAGCCACGCGAATCCCTGTGTCAAAAGGTATGAAAACAGGCAAAGCAGTTGTGGGTGTCACCACAGTGTCGAGGATAGAGTCTCGCGCTGAAAACCAATCAATGAAAATTGAACTGAGGAAGTCTGCAGTGTTCAGGTCTATAGCCACCGCGGGGGGCAAATGCTGA